DNA sequence from the Sulfurimonas sp. HSL3-1 genome:
GCCGGTCCGATCAAGACCCTGGCCGCAGCGGGCATCGGCGACTTCAAACAGATCCTGCGCTGGAACGAACTCAACGCCCCGCTGAAGAAGAACGTCACGATCGAAGAAGTCGGGAACTCTGCGATGTATCTGCTGAGCGACCTTGCATCCGGCGTTTCGGGCGAAATCCACTACGTCGATGCCGGCTATAACATTATGGGGATGGCTGCCGTCGAGAAGAACGCCGAGGGCAGAACAGTCCTCAGCTGGGACGAGAACAAGTAATCTTTTACCGAGGAGAGCGTTATGCTCTCTTCATCTTATTTATAGAAGGTGCCCTCTACAGCGCCAATCCTTCCTAATTCATTTTCCTATGACCGGCATTTCATTGAGTTTTTCAGAATGCAACGGTTTCGTACGTCTTTTTTCTTTCTCATCAAGGTAGCGGTCCCATTTGTCATAATAGTATTGTAGTGTGAACCATTTACGAAAATCAGATTCAGAGTCAGCTTCCTCCTCTGTCTTCTCTTCCGATTCCTCAGCGCCGCTTACTTTCGCCGAAGCATTCGTTTCCATCAGAGGCGCCGTATTATTATCAACTGTTTCTGGATCAGCAGTATCGACCGACGAGCGCTCCGGTTCGGCAACCGACTCCGGCTCGGTGTCGGACGGTGCAGCCGTCTCTTCCTCTTCTTCATAGGCACGCTGCAAAAAACCCTTTTTTTCAGGGTCGATCTTCCCTGAGGGGGTGATGGCATTGAGTTGAGTGTTCTGCGAGGGAGAGCTTGTGTCTATGTCAGTGGCACCTACCGTTACATGAAGGATACAACTTGCCAACATAATGGGCATAAAATGTTTCATACTTGTTTCCTTTGAGTTTTCTTGCATAGTATAGTTATATTAAACATAATCGAAGCTTTGGGAGAATGATAGACTTTTTTAATATTATCACAAAGCTATCAAGCCCGCTGTACAGGGGGTTTAGAGGGTGTAGAAATTTCTTTTGAATTACAGAATTTTTTAAGATTTGTGTGTTAGAATGGACGGCGACGAAACTTAAACATAGGTCAAGCTTAACTTGAAGGAGAATGAATGAAGTTAGTCAAAATGAGCCTGGCAGCAGCTATGCTGATGGGTGTTAGTGCGTTTGCGGTTGATAATGTTAAGATCAGCGGTGACGCTCAGGTTTTCTATAGCACATGGGATGCTGATGGTAAAGGTTATGATGCAGTAGCATCTGATCCGAGTGGTGCTCTTTTCGATAAAGACTCTTCTGCTGCAGATGCTGCGCTTCACCTGAGCGTTAGTGCTGATCTGCTGCCAATCGTTTCTGCCGGTGCTACTTATACGGCTATTTCAAGCCTCGGACTCGAAAACAACTTCGTTTCCAACGTTTGGGCAGGTTCTCACACTGCTGTAGCTGGAAACGGCAATAACTATGGTTCTGCTCTTGGCGGTGCTAAAGTTGAAAATGCAAGCTGGTTCAGCGAAGCATGGGCGGCGATCACTCTGGGTCACACAACGGCTAAAGTCGGTCGTATGGCACTCGATACTCCGATGGCGTTTACAGAGACTTGGTCTATCGAGCAGAACACTTTTGAAGCAGCTGTTCTTCTTAACCAAGACCTCCCGGATACAACACTGGTTGCTGCATACGTCGGTAACGGTAACGGTACAGAGTGGTACGGTGACAGCCCGGTCTTCGGCCCTGGTGTAAACACAAGTAACGTTTATCAGCTTGGTCTCGCGACAGGTGGTGTTGCGAACGCAGACGGTAAATTTGCTACATACGGTACAGACGGTGCATACGCATTCGCTATCGTCAACAACTCGTTTAAACCGCTGACGGTTCAGGCGTGGTACTATGACGTTACGCGTATGGCACAGGCTTACTGGATCCAGGCTGACCTGAATATGGAAGGCATCATGCTCGGCGGTCAGTACAACAGTACAGATACAGGCGACCTGACTACCCTGGATGCAAACACCGCTTATGCTGCGATGCTCGGTTATTCAACTGACGCGTTCACAGTCAAAGGTGCTTTCTCCTCTGTAAGCGATGACAACGGTATCGTGGGTGCAGCTTTCAATACTGCGACAGATCTTCGTTACGCTCAGTCTAAACTGTACACGGAAGCATGGTGGAATTACGGGTACGTTACACGCCCGGATACAACTGCCTTCAACGTAACGGCGACAGCTGCACTTAGCGGATTCGATCTCGGTGCGTTCTATACAAGCACGTCAACGAACAACGACTTCTTCTACGGTGGCGATGTTGACATGAGCGAACTGACTCTCTCTGCAGGTACAACACTGCTGGGCGCTCTTGATGCTACTCTCGTATACATTAACACTACTGCGGACGACCAAAACAACGGCGACGCTTACAACACTGTTCAGGCTTACCTGACACTGAACTTCTAATTCCGGAAGTTCTTCTTCCGCCTCCGGGCGGAACCCTTTCTTTTCTTTATTTCTTTTCCCGCTATAATTTTTCAACCCAACAAAAAGTACACGCTTTGAACCTACTCTTGCGCAAGGCAGGTTACCTGCTGCTGATGCTCCTGCTCATTACGATCATCTCTTTTTTGGCCATCCATGCTGCCCCCAACAGTTTTCTAAGCGGCGGAGAACTCAACCCGAACATGTCTGCAGAGGCCATCGATCGCCTCAAAGCCGTTTACGGGCTGGACAAGCCGCTCTGGCAGCAGTATACGGACTGGATTGTCAATATGACGCAGCTCGATTTCGGCATCTCCTTTGTCAGCGGGCAGGACGTGACCGCTGAGATCATGAAGCGTCTTCCGATCACGCTGGGGATCAATATCGTCTCCTTGCTGCTCGTCTTTGCTCTGTCGCTCTGGATGGGTATCAAGGCGGCAATGCGCTTTGAGCAAAAGGCGGACCATGCCATCCGACAGCTCTCACTGGTCTCGTTCGCGATGCCATCATTCTACCTGGCACTGCTGATGATCCTGCTCTTCAGTGTCGAGCTGGAGTGGCT
Encoded proteins:
- a CDS encoding ABC transporter permease; translation: MNLLLRKAGYLLLMLLLITIISFLAIHAAPNSFLSGGELNPNMSAEAIDRLKAVYGLDKPLWQQYTDWIVNMTQLDFGISFVSGQDVTAEIMKRLPITLGINIVSLLLVFALSLWMGIKAAMRFEQKADHAIRQLSLVSFAMPSFYLALLMILLFSVELEWLPITGLHSIGGPEEGAAYWLDTAWHLILPVFVMVFLALGSMTVYVRSLTLEILKSDYYFFAKARDLPERTLFRRYILPNLMPPVITLLGLSLPGLIGGSVILEQIFGIEGMGQLFYLSALSRDYPVIMGILMITAFLTLLGNMLADMLLLKLNPYAKRG